In one window of Verrucomicrobiota bacterium DNA:
- a CDS encoding Dabb family protein has translation MLIVTGCWFVLLAIWIVAAAAGTSAGKGTLRHMVAFKFKETVTPEQIKQVEDAFRALRTKIPQIISFEWGTNISPEKFDKGFTHGYILGFKNPKDRDSYLAHPEHKKFAEFAGPLLADIFVIDFQVKD, from the coding sequence ATGCTGATTGTCACTGGTTGTTGGTTCGTGCTATTGGCCATCTGGATCGTTGCCGCCGCCGCCGGAACTTCTGCGGGCAAGGGAACATTGCGTCACATGGTCGCGTTCAAATTCAAGGAGACGGTCACACCGGAGCAAATAAAACAGGTGGAGGACGCCTTCCGCGCGTTGCGAACCAAAATCCCGCAGATCATTTCGTTTGAATGGGGCACCAACATCAGCCCGGAGAAGTTCGACAAAGGTTTCACTCACGGTTACATTCTCGGATTCAAGAACCCCAAGGACCGCGACAGTTATCTGGCCCATCCGGAACACAAGAAATTCGCTGAATTCGCTGGGCCGTTGCTCGCGGATATTTTCGTGATAGATTTCCAGGTGAAGGATTGA